TAGCGGCACTTCTTGAATTCCAGAAAGAGGCTGCGTGCCTGTTGACGACATATTCGGGGGTGGCGGCAATGTGCGATTTTGTGGCTGCATGCCGGTCTGAATCGTTTGCAATGCCTGATTGATCCCTGGCAACGCTTCGCGCTTGGGGTGTGGATCGGCCAGCGTGCCCGTCACGTGAATTTGCATGATCTGTTCGCTGGCTCCGCTCATCAACCGTTTCCAGGCGGGCAATTGCAAATCGCTGCGGCCGACGATCGGTTGCAGCTTGAGATTGATGTCCGTGTTCAAATTTGCTTCACCGTCGCCAACCAAGCTGATCGCGTCGCCGCTGAACTCGATATTTTTCAAAATCACGTGCTCGCCGTCGATGTGGAACGCAATGTCGCTTTTGGTAAAGGCGTTCTTGTCGGGCAGTTTCAAATTCAGGAATTTGAGCAGCGCCACCATGACAGGCAACTCGTAAATATCCGCATTCGTGAGTTGCACTTGGCCGTCGCCGTTCAACGTGTGCAAGCCCGCCGCGGAGCCACTCAAGCGAATGCTGGCGTCGACATTTCCTTTGAGTTTTTGCCGACCGGGAACCGATTCAATGCAAAACCGATTCATGTCGACCTTGTTCAGCTTGGCCTGCACCGCAAACCGGGGCGTATCGTCCAAAGCCACCGTGGCATCGGCCTCCGCCCCGCCGCCATAGCACTTGCCGAATAAATGCCGTGGCGAACGGCCTGGCGGCGGCTGGTCGGCATCGGCTCCCACAATCACTTGCCGGTCGTCCACATACACCGGCCCGACGACATTGGTGAATTGGAAATTGTTCCAGGTGACGGAATCGAGATTCAATTCGCCCCGGGTAATCAATCGCTGACCATCGTTGCGATTCGGATCGAAGCTGCCGCTGAACACGCCGCCGCCGTGAATATTTTCCACTTCGACGCCCGTGTGCAACGTTCCCTGCTCGATGTCGAACTGCATGTTTTGCCACTGGGTGACCACGCGGCAATCTCCCAGCACCGCCGGCGGTGCGCCGCTGGGCAATAGCGGCGGCCGCTGCCCCCAAAAATCGAGCATGCCGTTTAAGGTGATAAAACCCGTCGGATTCAATTGCACCACGGCCTTACGCAGTCGCACCGGCAGGGCGATCATTAAATCGCGGTCGGCATCCAGCCGCACATGCTCGGCGTAAATATTGTCGAAGTGCAAATGGAATGCGCCATCCGGCCCATGTTCGCAAAAGCCGGTGGCGGAAATTGGCGTGCGATCGTGCACGGCTCGTAAATTTTGAAAATCGCAGCGGTCTTCACTGAACGTGATGCCGCCCTGAACTTTTTCCAAGCGATACGGAAAATACGTGGGGTCGATGGAAACCGTTTCGCCCACCGGTTGCACGGCCGCTTTAACTTTCAATTGCTTATCGGCCGAGGTGAAGCTGACATCGGCCTGCAGCAAGTTGAACGAGCCCTTGGGCTTCATATCGTTCCAAATGGGTTGCATGCGGACCGGCAGGGCGTCGCGCAATTCTTCTTCCAGCACGACATCGCGCCCCTTGAATTCCAATGCCAGGCTGACGCCTTGGCCGACGGGCGTCACGCTGCCGTCGCAGGTGACGTGCCCGGTGTGATTTGCTCCTTCCAGGCCACGGAACGCCCAGTGGCCATCGATCATTTCCAATTTTCCCACTACGTTATACAGCGGATAGGGAAAACGATCGTAACGTAGCGAGCAATGGTCCAGCTCGACCTGCAAATGCTGATGCATGTTGATGCTATGCGGATCGTCGCGCAGGCAATCGACGCGAAAATTAAACGCGCCACCCAAATGCAACGATTGCACCACATCGCTGGCCTTGGGTTGCACTTCGCTGATGGCGCTGTATAAGCTTTGATCGAACGGCATGCCGGTGCCACTGATCGAAAGCCCGCCGGTAAACTCCGGTCCCGGATTGATGAATTCGCCGGCGATCTTCACAGGCCGACTGCCGGCGAAAGCCACTAAATCAAGCGTCACGCGATTTTGCCGGGTTTTCGGATCGCAGGTTAATTGCAGCGTTCCATTGCCATGCTCCACGCGGTACGGGAACTTGTAATACATGAGCGATACATTCAAGCACTCCACGGTCGCATTTAACTGCCAATGCTGGCCATCGAATGCGGCTTGCGCGTTTTTGATGTTCACCTCGCCGGCCGGCTGGAATTTTCGCCACTGTTCCAGCAGTTTTGGCGGCAAGAGCGGCTCCCACATGGGTCCCACGAGCAAGTGCAACGCTTCCCCTTCTACCATGAGGGGCGAGCCAGGCTGAAAACCGTCCATCCGCGCGCTTAACCGCAGCGCGCTGGGACCGTTGCGGGTGGTTAAATCGGCAATTTGGAAGCCCCGATTGTCGGCATGAAACTTGGCGCGCAAATCGGCTAATGCTTGCGGCAAGCGTGCGTCATCGAATCGGCCCGATTCTAATTCGCCGGCTACGTCGAATTGCCAGGGTTGTGCCTGCAACTGGTCGCGCCAGACGTGGAATTGCAAGTTCGCCTGGCCGCGCAAGGGCGCTAGCGGTTGCAAGCGGGCGGCTTCATCCGGTGGCAATGCAGCCATCAGCTCGGGACAAATATCGATGCCATTGACCGTGCCATTCAAATCGACGGCTCCCGTTGCGCGGTTCAATTGTCCCGCAATCTGAATTTGCTGCACGTGATCGCCCGCCAGGGCTCCGCGCAGCTCGTACGTGGCCCCGTCGGCGGTTGCAGCATCGCCCGACGGCTTTAGGCTGAGGTTGATATCGTGGAAGCTATAGGTGACCGGAGGATTTCGCTGCGAATCGAAAATCAGAAACTGGCCGTTTTCGATTTGGACTTCGGCTTTGTTTTCGCTGAGCTTCGGCAGCGGCAGCAGTTGACTCAAACTCCAAGAACCATCCGGTCGGCGTGAAGCCTGCAATCGCGGACGCCGAACCATGATGCGCGTGATTTTCGGCTCGTGCTTTAACAGTTCTGTCAGATTCGTTTGGCAACAGAACAACACTTCGTCGAAGTAGGCCAGTTCTGCTGCGGCCCCGGTCAGGCGCGGATCGCTAATCGCCAAGCCGCGGATTTCAATTCCCTGCCGGTCCAGAAGCTGCGCCGAGTGAATCGTAACCTTGAGGTTCGGATAAGCCGCGGCAATTTTCGCCTGCACGCGCAATCGAATTTCGTCGTTCAGCCGGCCGTAAAAATAAAGCCCCAAACCGATTGCCGCTAACAGCGCAGCCAGGAGCCCCCATTTAAAGGCAAACCAACACGCATTGAAAAAATCGCGCAGCACGACAAACGCCGGCGCGGAAAGCGCCGGTCCCGCGACACGAAACCTTTGCGCCGCCGTCACTTCGGCGCGCAAAAAGGCCGCGTATAGTAGGTCCCGCTGCCAATAGGGGTCAAGGTGGACTGAATCCGACACGCCTTTGCCCGAAATCTGCAAATCGCCTTGATTTACATAGCCCCTTCGCGGTTATACTCACGGCCTATTCCCGCGCCAGCATTGCTGTCGTGATTAGGCAAAAATTTGACTCAGGCGGAGGGTCACATGATTAATCGCAACGATCGCCGGTTGTTTTGGGCCTGTTGGATTGCGCTGGTCGCCACTGCGTTTGGTTTCATGATTCGTGGATCGCTGCTGGATACGTGGGGAGCTCAATTCGGTCTCGATGAGGTTCAGAAAGGGCAAATCAACGGCGCGGGAATTTGGCCGTTTGCCGTGAGCATCATTCTGTTCAGTCTGTTCATCGACAAAATCGGTTACGGCCGCGCGATGGTGTTTGCCTTTCTCGCGCATGTGAGTTACGTCATTGTTGTGGTTTGCGCGCCGCTGGTGTTGGCCGCTCCAGGAGCGAAACCCGAGGCAACTACTGCCGGCCAACAAACCGGTTACTGGATGCTATACATCGGGAATTTGATCTTCGCGCTGGGCAACGGTACGGTGGAAGCGGTCGTGAATCCAGTAGTTGCCACCATGTTTTCGCGCGACAAAACCAAGTGGCTCAACGCGCTGCACGCCGGCTGGCCCGGCGGCTTGGTGTTGGCAGGGCTAATCGCCATCGGCATGGGCAGCATCGCTTGGCAATGGAAAGTCGGGATGATCTTTCTGCCAGTTGTGGTTTACGGCCTGATGATGCTCTCGTGCAAGTTTCCTGTGAACGAGCGTGTGGCTGCCGGCAGCTCCTACCGAGACATGCTGGCCGAGTTCGGTATTTTGGGCGCGCTGGTAGCGTTTCCGTTGATCATTCGGGAAGTGGGGGGAGACTTTGGGGCGAGCAACACGCTGCAAATTGTGATTGCCGCCGTCATTGTTCTCGCCTTTGGCGCCGCAGCCCGCTCCTTCGGCCGTCCAATGTTTATCTTTATTTTGCTGATCATGTTTCCGTTAGCTACGACCGAATTGGGAACCGACAATTGGATTACGAGTTTGATGACCCCTGAAATGGAGCATCTGGGCTACAACGCGGCCTGGGTGCTCGTCTACACGTCGATTATCATGTTGATCTTGCGGTTAGCTGCCGGACCGATTGTTCATAAGTTGTCACCGCTGGGTTTGTTAGCAGTCTGCGCGGTGTTGGCTGCCTGTGGATTGTTTTTCCTGTCGAAAGCCGCCGGAATGACGATTTTCGCCGCCGCCACATTGTACGGCGTGGGCAAATCGTTCTTCTGGCCCACGATGCTGGGCGTGGTCTCTGAACAATTTCCCAAAGGGGGCGCACTCACGCTTAATGCCACGGGCGGAGTGGGCATGTTAGCCGTCGGCGTGTTGGGCATGCCCTTCATCGGTTTGCTGCAAGAGAAAGCTACGACCAGCGAATTGAGACAGCAACAACCGGCCCTTTATGCGGTAGTAAAAGCCGACGCCGATAAGCAAAGCGTGTTCGGCACCTACGAATCGGTTGATCCGACCAAGGTCAGCGCGCTGCCCAAAGCGGATCAGGACGAAATTGCCGCTACGGAGAAAACCGCGAAGAAGGGAGCCCTGGCAAGCATGGCCGTGTTCCCTTGCATTATGTTTGTCTGTTATTTGATTTTGATCATCTACTTCCGCTCAAAAGGCGGTTATCAGGCGCAGGTATTGACGGGCCATGCAGCGAGAGACAAAGAATTCACTGGCGGAACCGCCGGACCAGGCGAGGCGTGACGGAGGCTGTGAATCGCTGATGGTTACGAAGATGGTCGCGCGAGCAGAAGTTCGCCGCTGCGGCTTGTGACGACAACGTTGCCGGGAAAAACTCGCTTCGATGCGGATAAATGGTTGCCGCCGGACTCCGGCGCCTGTGCCATTTGTGCCAAAGCGTTCCATTCCGTAAAGCCC
This Pirellulales bacterium DNA region includes the following protein-coding sequences:
- a CDS encoding MFS transporter; its protein translation is MINRNDRRLFWACWIALVATAFGFMIRGSLLDTWGAQFGLDEVQKGQINGAGIWPFAVSIILFSLFIDKIGYGRAMVFAFLAHVSYVIVVVCAPLVLAAPGAKPEATTAGQQTGYWMLYIGNLIFALGNGTVEAVVNPVVATMFSRDKTKWLNALHAGWPGGLVLAGLIAIGMGSIAWQWKVGMIFLPVVVYGLMMLSCKFPVNERVAAGSSYRDMLAEFGILGALVAFPLIIREVGGDFGASNTLQIVIAAVIVLAFGAAARSFGRPMFIFILLIMFPLATTELGTDNWITSLMTPEMEHLGYNAAWVLVYTSIIMLILRLAAGPIVHKLSPLGLLAVCAVLAACGLFFLSKAAGMTIFAAATLYGVGKSFFWPTMLGVVSEQFPKGGALTLNATGGVGMLAVGVLGMPFIGLLQEKATTSELRQQQPALYAVVKADADKQSVFGTYESVDPTKVSALPKADQDEIAATEKTAKKGALASMAVFPCIMFVCYLILIIYFRSKGGYQAQVLTGHAARDKEFTGGTAGPGEA
- a CDS encoding AsmA-like C-terminal region-containing protein; the protein is MRAEVTAAQRFRVAGPALSAPAFVVLRDFFNACWFAFKWGLLAALLAAIGLGLYFYGRLNDEIRLRVQAKIAAAYPNLKVTIHSAQLLDRQGIEIRGLAISDPRLTGAAAELAYFDEVLFCCQTNLTELLKHEPKITRIMVRRPRLQASRRPDGSWSLSQLLPLPKLSENKAEVQIENGQFLIFDSQRNPPVTYSFHDINLSLKPSGDAATADGATYELRGALAGDHVQQIQIAGQLNRATGAVDLNGTVNGIDICPELMAALPPDEAARLQPLAPLRGQANLQFHVWRDQLQAQPWQFDVAGELESGRFDDARLPQALADLRAKFHADNRGFQIADLTTRNGPSALRLSARMDGFQPGSPLMVEGEALHLLVGPMWEPLLPPKLLEQWRKFQPAGEVNIKNAQAAFDGQHWQLNATVECLNVSLMYYKFPYRVEHGNGTLQLTCDPKTRQNRVTLDLVAFAGSRPVKIAGEFINPGPEFTGGLSISGTGMPFDQSLYSAISEVQPKASDVVQSLHLGGAFNFRVDCLRDDPHSINMHQHLQVELDHCSLRYDRFPYPLYNVVGKLEMIDGHWAFRGLEGANHTGHVTCDGSVTPVGQGVSLALEFKGRDVVLEEELRDALPVRMQPIWNDMKPKGSFNLLQADVSFTSADKQLKVKAAVQPVGETVSIDPTYFPYRLEKVQGGITFSEDRCDFQNLRAVHDRTPISATGFCEHGPDGAFHLHFDNIYAEHVRLDADRDLMIALPVRLRKAVVQLNPTGFITLNGMLDFWGQRPPLLPSGAPPAVLGDCRVVTQWQNMQFDIEQGTLHTGVEVENIHGGGVFSGSFDPNRNDGQRLITRGELNLDSVTWNNFQFTNVVGPVYVDDRQVIVGADADQPPPGRSPRHLFGKCYGGGAEADATVALDDTPRFAVQAKLNKVDMNRFCIESVPGRQKLKGNVDASIRLSGSAAGLHTLNGDGQVQLTNADIYELPVMVALLKFLNLKLPDKNAFTKSDIAFHIDGEHVILKNIEFSGDAISLVGDGEANLNTDINLKLQPIVGRSDLQLPAWKRLMSGASEQIMQIHVTGTLADPHPKREALPGINQALQTIQTGMQPQNRTLPPPPNMSSTGTQPLSGIQEVPLR